The sequence below is a genomic window from Synechococcus sp. PCC 7335.
CCCGGAAGCGGTGGCTGTCCTTGCGGCTGTTGATTGAATAGGTGAAGGCCACCATCTGCTAACCAAAGGTTCGCACTGCTATTAGGCTCTTCTCCAGCGCCAAAGCCCAGCACAATCGCGTCCCACTGCAAGGAGTCACCTACTAGAGTGATCAGCTTATTAAAATCAATGGGCTGAAAATCCACCGTAATTCCAATCAAGGCAAGATTTTGCTTTATCTGAGCCCCAGCAGCCTCACGAATTTCGTTACCTACATTCGTTTGTAAGGTAAAGCGAACCTGGTTGCCATCCGCATCGACAAGCTGATCACCTTCATAGCTAAAGCCCGCTGAAAGTAGAAGCTCTTTTGCTTTGTTGATATTGAAATCGTATGAGATTAGGTTTGGCTCTGCTGAGTAGGGACTTTGAGGCGCAATCTGAGAGTTTTGCATCTCCCCCAAGCCCTTAAAGATATTATTGAGCATAGTTTCTCTGTCAATCGCGTAGGCAACCGCTTGCCGAAACGCCAGGGTGTTGAACCATTTTGATTTGATTGGATCGACAACCGGTTCGCCATCGATGGCGCCCTTATTAAGATTGAAGGTAAGAAACAGACGAGTAGTGGTGGGTCCGCCATTGTAGACCGTATAGCCACCTTGCTCCTCATCCTGCTTGATCAAAGAAAAGTTATCAGGTGTGACGGCCATAATATCTGCTTCGCCTGATCGAAATCGAACGAACTGTGCATCTTGAGAGCTCACAACCGGCCAAACCATCTCTTCTATAAGTGGCTGTGGCTGGCCGTTCTCTCCTGTGCGCCAATAGTAAGGATTACGTTTGAAAACAATACGCTCACCTGGCAGAAAGTTTTTGATAACGTAGGGGCCATTGCAAACGATTTCAGACGGATCTGTATTGGTTCCCCACTTTGATAGATAAAGCGGTTGGCCATTGCTGTCTTTGGTCCTGACAGATTCCTCTAGGGCATGCTTAGGCAAGATGGCAATGCCAGTGACCCTAAGGAAAGGGGCAAACGGTTCAGGAATTTTGAACTGTACTTGGCGCTCATCGATCTTGGTAACTTCTGGCAGTTTTCCTTCTGCGCCAATCCGTAGGATGTCTATTGTATCGGTTGGAATCTCTGGGTTGAGGATGATGTCGTTGTAGGTGAACACCACATCGTCAACGGTTAGCGGCTCACCATCGGACCATTTCAAGTTCTCTTTTAGCAAATAGGTGATAGTAAGACCGTCTTCAGCGATTGTCCAGGAGTCTGCTAGCGCTGGAAGAATTTCGCTATTGGTGCGATCAACCGTGATCAGCCCTTCGTACATGAAGCCCAGCACATCGCTACTAGAGCTTTCATCAGAAAGAAAGTAGTTAAACGTTTTCGGCTCACCAACAACTGGGCTGACCAACTGAGGAACATCGGCAGCTTCTACTCGAAAATTCTCTAACCGTAGGCGCTCCAATGGACTACAGCTTGGCAGAAGCACACACAGCCCCAATATAGCTAAACCCAGAAACAGCAGTCGCCACAGCCGAGTTCCTTTTAGATGTCGATCTAGCCTATGCCAATCCATATGTGTCTACAGCTGGTATCGCTAACGTTTAATTGCATTTAGTTTTAATTGCATTCACTATAGATAAAAACCGGCTGGTTGCGTAGAAAGGGTTGAAATTGCGTACTAGGCAGTAGACTTCTTGATACTACGGGCCGCTCAAATGAGATAACTTTCTTGACAGTCTTTATCTCGGTTTGATCAAAGCTCCTAATATAGGCATATTCGTACTTAGAGCGGCTCATACATGACTATCAAAACTGTTGGCACCCCTCCACCTGAAGCTGAACAGCTCCGAGCAGATATCGAAAAGCAATTGCCAGATATCATAGATAGCCTCAGCGAAGTCTTACAGAAGAAGTTTGGATTCGAGGATCTTAGAGTTGGTGGCTTTACTATCGTGCCAGCTTCTAGTGAGGGCAACATCTCTTGTGATGAGGATGGCTGCGCTGTCGACTAGGTAAATCTGACCCTTCAAATTTGCCTATCTAGGCCCCTAGCTTCTTTCCCCTAGCCTCGTCTAAGTCAACAAATGAAAGAACACACTGATCAAACGCTCTGTTCAAAACCTTGTTCAAACAGAGCGTTTGATCAGTGCGTCTAACAACAAATCTCTGTGCATGAGCGCTCGATCGATACGGGATTGAATTTGGTCAGGACTTAGCATTTCACCATTGGCATAGCAATCTAAGAGAGCTTTTGCGAGGCGGCTGGGGTCTTCTGGTATCAGTGGTAGTACAGTAGGATGAGCAGAAAGATCCCACCCTGGTAAATCAAGCGATTGGGCTAGCGCGTCTACTTTGGGGTCATAGCTAATTGCAAAACTGCGGCAGCCTTCCGCTGCAGACATTACCAGTGCATGAAAGCGCATACCAACAGTCATCTCTACGCCACGAAAGAGTCCTTTGATTTGTCGTGGCTGATCTAGTCTGTAGATGTAGTGAGGACCGCTAAGATGAGAGGCAATATGCTCAGCGATCGCTAAGTCTCGGCTGGGTTGAAAAGGAACCAATAAAAGACAAACGCCTGTTGCCCTTTGAAACCGCTCGAGTGCTTGAGAAATCGCATCTAGCCGCGATACGCTAAGCTGAGAATGTGGCCGCAGCGCAACGACTACGCGCGGGGCGGGCAGGTCCCAAAGTCCCTTAACTGGCTCATAATCTAAAGCCCAAACCGGATCGGGTGCTAATAAACAGCTTCTTTTCCAGCTACTGAGTAAGGCAGCAGAATTGCGATCGCGGACGCTGACTGCCTCACATCGCATCAGCGCCAGTCGCGTCAGCAATCGGCTTGTCCAGTGATTCAAAGGCCCAATTCCCTGCGCCCAAGCAATTGTTCGCTTTCCCATCAGCTGAGCTAATAGCATCAGACCCGCATAATAGAGGGGGTTTAGGACGCTGCTAGCATCCTGCATCAGACTACCGCCTCCCCAAATGAACGCGTCTGCTCGCCACAACGCTAGGAACACCGCCCTTAGGGATTTACGAGGAACTGCCTCTACGCCATAGCGTTCCTGAGTCTCGATTGGATTTCCTGAAAGCACAATCGGAGTGACTTGGTCAGGCAGCATTTGCAACAGCGCAGCTAGCAGGGCCTCGTCGCCCCCATTTCCCATCCCGTAATAACCGCACAGCAACGCTTGCATAGTTCTCCTACCGTTTCGCTAGCAGCTCAGCTAAGTCCTTGCTGCTCAACCTTTAAAGTACGTAAGCCCCTAGAATACATAAGAAATAACCATTCTCCTAAGTCATCATGCACGCGCTTTCAATCCCTACTTGGATAGTCCATATCTCTAGCGTCATTGAATGGATCGCGGCTATCTGGTTCATCTGGCAGTACGCCGAGGTCAGTGGCTATACTGCATGGCGTTCAATGTCCTTTGCGATGACACCCGCCCTAGTCAGTGCTATGTGCGCCTGTACCTGGCATTTCTTTGACAATGCTACTACGCTAAATTGGTTAGTGACTGTTCAAGCAGCGATGACTGTTGTCGGCAATTGCACCGTTTGTGCTGCTGCGTGGTGGATTTGGAGACACTCTCTTTCTGACGAAAATCAATCGGCTAAGCGTCAAATTGCACCGGAGCCTAAGCTATGAATAAGGAGACTTTGTTCGCTGTATCACTCTTCCCTTATCTAGGTTTTCTCTGGTTTTTGACTAAAAGCAAGCAGACACCACAGCTAGCCCTGATCGGATTCTATGTACTATTGGTCTTTGTCGGTATCACAATTCCGGCTGGGATCTACGCTAAGCAAATTTACGGATCAGAGCTGGCTAACGTAGATTGGCTACACGGCAGCGCTGAAGTGTTCTTGACGCTCTCTAATATTTTGGTAGTGCTGGGATTTCGACAAGCGGTGATTGAGATCAAACAAACTCGTCCTGCGTCTAGCGAAATGCACTCTAACGGAATATCATCTACTGAGCCCAAGTAAATGAGAAAGTGCTGCCCTTGCCGGTAGCTGAGTTTACAGATAGGCTACCTTTTTGTTTTTCAACAATCTTTTTGACAATGCTAAGGCCAATACCGGTACTATCTACAGTATCGCGGTTATTTAGCGTCTGGAATAGACCAAATATTTTTTGATGATAGGCCGGATCAATACCCGGACCATCGTCTGTGACTGAAAATGAGAACTTTCCACCAAGGTCTTGAGCGTCAATCTTGATAGTGCCATCTTCTCTATCGTGATACTTAATAGCGTTACCAATTAGATTACTAAAGACTTGGTGCATCAAGAGCTTGTATGTGTTGAGCACAGGCATGTTCTCAGGTAGTACTATGGAGAACTTCTCAGGCGGTGACAGCGATTCTATCACCTCGAGAACGAGGGCACGAGTGTCGACAGGCTCTCTTTTTAATGTTTGACAGCCTGCTCTTGAGTAGTCCAACAGACCTACGATGAAGCTATCTAGTCGCTGCGTCCTTTGTTGGATCAGCTGAATTTGCTCCTTACTTTCATCAGGAATTTTGTCTGAAATGTCTTCTTCTAGCCAGCTAGCAAGGCTAGCAATTGCTCTTAAGGGGGCTCGTAGATCGTGAGAGGCAATATAAGCAAAGTCATCTAGCTCTTGGTTGCGCTCCTTTAGCTGCTGCATCGTGCTCATGAGTTTGTGGTTGGTGATCGCCAGCTCAGCAGCCCTCGCCTCGATTGCAGAGACAAACTCACTTTTCTGAATCGCGATCGCAATCTGTACAGCTAGCGCATCGAGCAGTACCAATTCATCTTCCAACCACTCACGCGCCGCCCGGCAATGATGAGCTAATAGCAGTCCCCAGACTTTCTTTTCCTGAGTGTCAGTATCGATTAGCACAATCGGCACCACCAAATTTGCCTTCACCTGAAATCGCTCTAGCATTCGGACGTGGCAAGGCGTTAGTTTTGAAAGATGAATATCACTAATAACCGTCTTGTATCCGTCGAGATACTTTAAGAGCCCGTCGCCAGTCTGAAAGCAGGTATCGTTGATTTTGGTCCCTAGCCCGGACGTCCAACCGGGCAAAATGGACTCGGCAATGATAGTGCCCTCTAGTCTGGTCTTGAACTTGTATACGGCAGCGCGATCACAGTCCAAAAGCTCGCGGATACCATCGACAGTCGTCTGCAAAACGCCCTCTAAATCCACCGACTGGCTAATTCGAAGTGCTGTCGCAGACATTAGTCGCTGCTGCCGCTGCTGTCTGCTAACTAATTGCTCAAGCGCCTGCTGACTCAACACGCGCTGTATCGCCTGTGAAAGAGACTGCGGTGTCAGCTCACGTTTGACTAGATAGTCACGAACGCCAACTTTCATCGCTTCAACCGCTATTTTCTCGTTCCCCTCGCCTGTGAGCATGATTACAGGCGGCAGCGAAGTAGCGGAGTTGTTCAACGCTTCTATAAACTCTAACCCGTCAAGATCGGGCAGCATATAGTCTAATAAAATCAGATCTGGAACATACTGCTGAGAAAGTGCCAGGCCTACCTCGCCGCAATCTGCCTCTAACGTCTTACAAGTGGTAACACTTGTAGACTGAATGTAGCGCTGGTAAGTTAATCGATCCGTTTCTGAATCGTCAACAATCAAAATGCTGTAAACCTTTGGATTAGGCTGTCCAGCTTCGCTATACATAGCTCTCTTATCGATAGCAGTACCACAGTCGTCGACTTGGTGCTTGTCAATCTGCGCTTCAGATAACAAGCTATGTGGGCGAGTAGGGAACTGACTCTCTGAAGCTCTCATATCAATGCGACTGGTGTGGTAATAGACCTACGTTGATCAGGCAAATCAGAGCTAAAGTACCTGTAGGCTTTCCTACACGCACGAGTCTTTTGGCCTGCGCAACAGAGGTCTTACTTCTTCGCCTTACTATCTACTAGTCGAGTGTTAGTGGCTTCATCAAGCCTAGCTAAAGGTAGGTCACCAACTGAACCTAGAAGAAGATTATTAGGTATAGAAAGAGAAAGGCTCTGGAACTGTTAGGGAGACCGTTAAAAGAAACTATAAAGCGGGTTTTCGCAAGACATACTTTATCCTATCTTTAGGGTTTATTAAGATTTAATTATACATAAAATGTGAATAAAACGTCCCGCTGCGATAATTATGCAATAGCAATCAGGCGCTACGCTTCAGTGCAGTTGCTGATAATGCTGTTTCTGGGAGGGTAGTTACTCCGAACCAATAGTTCAGCAGCTGGCAAACAGATGACTTAAGCTGCTGAACCTTCATAGGTTTAATTAGGTAGCTGTTTGCACCATGCCGATAGCAAGTCTCTATATCTTTAGGATTTGAGGAGGTAGTAAAGACAACAACTGGAATGACTCTTAGCTGTTCGTCTTGTTTGAGTTGCTGTAAGACCTCCCGGCCGTTTGAACCTGGCATGTTCAAATCTAATAGGATTAGGCTAGGGGGCCCGATGGTTTCTGTCTCAGCGTAGTCGCCTTTGTGATAGAGAAAATCTAGGGCTTCGTCACCGTCATAGCAGCGCCTAAGTGGAACTTCAATCTCGCAATGCCTGCCCAAGACACGGTTGAGTGCTTCAAAGTCTTCGTCGCTATCTTCAACAACGAGTAGATATGGGCTGTTGGTGCTAGCCATGTTTAGCTGCCTCCAGGGTGAAATAAAAGGTGCTCCCTTCGCCGTAGACTGAATCGACCCATAGCTGACCACCGTGTCGTTCTACAATCTTTTTAGAGATAGTTAGCCCAGCGCCGGTGCCTCCACCAAATCGATTAGCAGCATGCAATCGTTTAAAAATTCGAAAGATGGTTTCTATATGCTTCTTGCGAATGCCAATACCGTTGTCTTGAATGTAAAATACCATCCGGCCAGGATCGGCAGTAGTCTCTGTCGAGTAGCCGACTTCGATACGTTTTTGGGCTTTGCTATTATACTTTATTGCGTTAGTAATTAGATTCGTGAAGAGTTCTGCAATTTGAATGCGATCGCACTCAACTACCGGTAGAGAGCGGGGGACCTCAACACTTACATTGTCTGGGTTGTTCATACCAACAAGTTCAACGACCTCACTGACAACCTCATTAAGATCGACAGTTGCAATACTCAAATCACTGCGACCCAACCGAGAATAGTGTAGCAGTGAGCTGATTAAGTCCTCCATTCGCTGCGTCAGCCGCATTAATGTGTTCAGCTTGTCGACACCGTCTTCACCTAACTCATTGCCATAATCTTCGATCAGAAAGCTGGAATAGTTGTGAATACCTCGCAGTGGCTCTTTAAGATCGTGAGAGGCGATATAGGCGAAAGAATCTAGCTCAACGTTGCTTCTCTCCAACTCTGAGTTCAATTGAGACAGTTCATCCGCTTTTTGTAAAACCAACCCAATGACTGCGGTACGGAGTTCTAGCGCTGCTTCGACTTCGCACTCTTTCCAGGGAAGCGATCGCCCGATTACTGTCTGCTGCCACCGTTCAAAAGACTGACGTGGGGATAGATAGACTTCACCAGAATCGCCTAGCTCAGTTAGCTTACCTGGTTCACCTGCCCAGCTAACCGTCTGCAACACCTCTGGTCGAAACCACAGCACATACAGCCGCTGCACCCTTGAGATAGCGAGTGCCACCAGTCCGCTTGTAGTACTTTCAAATGTTTGAGCTGGTGGATAAGCTTCTCCTAGCGCAGCCGTATGATAGATAGACCCTTGCTCGAAGCGGCTGCCTAGCCAAGTCATCATTGCTTCAATTTCAGCAAGCTTTGGTGTATGGCCTATCAACTTGATCTGATTCTTACTGCAGAATGCAGCACCTGTTGAACTTGTCAAGGACAACAGATTTTGGGCATCTCGAGTTAATCCTTCTTCTAGACTTTCACTTTGCAGGAGTGCTTTTGTAAGACTCATCTGGATTGTCTTGAGGTTAAGCTTGTAGTCCGCATCTTCGTTTTCAACCTTAGCCCTTAACTCTAGCGCAATGACCTGAGCGAGAAACTCGCAAGTGGTGCGTCGCTCGTAAGACACACTTCGAGGCGTGTTGTGATGGCAAACTAGGAGCCCCCAAAGCTGATTATCCTGTACTAGCGAAACCGACATCGATGCCTGTACGCCCATATTGACGAGATATTCTATGTGCACCGGCGAAACACTTCGCAAGCTAGATAGGCTCATATCGATAGGTGTTGCTTTTGTCTCCAAAGACGGGACGCTAACCATTGTCACAGGCTGATAATGGACGTCGGGAATAAGCCGCAATAGGTTTAAAATATAGAGATACTTTGCCTGTTTAGGGATATCCGTAGCTGGGTAACGCAGCCCTAAATACGAGGGCATATCGGGCTGCTTGATTTCGGCAACAACGGTACCTGATTCATCTTTGTCAAACCTATAAACCATCACTCGGTCAAAGCCAGTAATGCGTTGAACTTCCTCAACGGCTACCTGACATAGCTTGGTTAAGTCTGTTGTTTGTTGAATAAGGCTAAGGGAGCGTTTCACTAAACTGTGAAAGTCAAAGAAAGTAACACTTTCTTTTTTATCAGTAGGTTCTAGCTCTAGAATGACAAATTCACCGCTGCGATGGACAACAGCGGTGAACAATTGAACGCTACTAGCGGCTTGAATCTCTAATTGCAGTGGGTTAACTGCTTCAAAGGCCCTATCTAAACAACTTTTGACTTGCTCGATCTGTGAGTGATTTAGCAGCTGACTGAGTGGTTTATCGAGTAGCGATTTGGCAGAAATACCTAGGTGCTGCGCTGAATTCTGGCTTACACTGACAATTCGCCATTCGCGCTTATTTCCTCTATCACTTAGCACCAGCATGATGCCGTGAGGCTGAATGGCTGAAGGGATATGGATGGGCTCACGATCACAGTTAGTGATATCAATGCCTTCTACAGATAGGCTTGGATCAGTGAGTTGGGCGATCGCTGCTTTGGTCTTTGTGATGAACTCTGTGGCCACGGTAACTTGTCTATAGAGATAGTGTACTAAGCTTAACGACTTGCATCACCTTGATGCAAAATCAAACGGTTGCCATCTGGGTCGTAGACGTAGACTTCTTTCCCGTGAGAAGCATGAATAATATCACCAGAAGGAGCATGACCAATAGCATTAAGCCGAGCGATCGCCGCTGCTAGGTCAGCGACTTCTAGGCATATGCTTGCTGCGCCGCTACTACTAGCCGCAAATTCTGAGCTGCTTGCGGCCTGCGGTTTAAAGATTGCTAGACGAAGGCCAGGCAGCTGAAATTCTGCATAGCTAGAAGTGCTCGGACAAGGTGCGATCGCTAGAAAATCAACATAAAATTCAATAAGTGCTTCTAAGTTGACGCTTGCCAAAGTCACAAAAGCAGAAGTCACAAAGGCGGACTGGGAGTGATCAGAAATGGACATACTCGCTAGACAACTTTGCTTCGCTACCTTGGCATATCGTTGGGCTAGAATCGCCAAAAGATAGAGAATGTAGGTTAGCTGATAATGATATGACCAATCAGCTCTCTTCTTAACTATACTCGTTGCTTCGGGTATAAAAACTCTACCATTGATAGATAGATACCTCCTCAGCGAATACTCTCTTAGCGATAGCATCTGCAGTCCGATAGAAGATAGCTAATTTTACCGATGCTATAGCTTTGATAACTTAGCTTACGGCATAGTCATTGGCTACGATGCTTGCGTTTCAACAGGCTAAGTGACTCGCAATGCGCGTAGGCTTTGCCTTCTCGCAGAGTATGCATCCGCACCTTGCTACATGTACCCAAGTCGGAGAATAATTACAACGGCAATAGTACGCTAAATTAGGTCGCAATCTTCAATAGATACGAACTTATGGATACAAGTTCTTCCTAGAGTCAGGCATCTCAAGCTTTGCCTTCTTAGCTAGGCTTGTATCGAGGATTAGCTTTCATCAACTGTTGAACCTGTTCTGCATGGTAAGAGCTACGGGTCAGCGGGGAAGAGATCACCTGTAAGAAGCCCATTTCTTCACCAGCGATACGCCAAGCCTCAAACTGCTGTGGGCGCACAAAAGTGTCTACACCCAAATGCTTTTGACTGGGCTGCAGGTATTGGCCGATGGTGACAATATCACAGTCTACAGCGCGAAGATCGCCGAGGACCTGACGGACTTCCGCGTCGGTCTCGCCAAGGCCGACCATAATGCCAGATTTGGTATAGGTCCAAGGAGCGATCGCCCGCGCCTGCTTCAACAGCTCCAAACTTCGCTGATAGTCTCCTTGAGGCCGCGTTCGCTTATACAACCGAGGCACCGTCTCTGTGTTGTGGTTTAGCACCTCAGGCTGTCCTTCTAGCAGCAGCGTTTTGAGCGCCTCCCAGTTGCCACACAGATCAGGAATCAAGACTTCTATTGTCGTGTTCGGCGATACTTTTCGAGTTTCTTCTATGCAGCGAATGAACTGACTTGCCCCGCCGTCTGGCAACTCATCGCGGTTAACCGAAGTAATCACAACATGGTTTAGCTGCATCCGTCGCACGGCTTCTGCCAAATGCACCGGCTCCATTGGGTCTAATTGCCGTGGCGATTTATCAAAATCAATGTCACAGTATGGACAAGCGCGAGTACAGGCCGGGCCCATAATCAAAAAAGTCGCGGTGCCAGCATTAAAGCACTCGCCGATATTCGGGCAAGAGGCTTCTTCGCAGACGGTATTAAGTCCAAGGTCTTGCAAAATTCCCTTGACGTTACCTACCCGTTCCCACTGGGGCGCTTTCACCCGTAACCAATCTGGCTTTACTACCACGCTAGAAATGCTGCTCCACAATTACTGTAATTACTGCTGTCGAGATGTAAAAATGATTCTAACAAGGGGGCGGTAATTAAGCGATGCAAAGACAATCCCCTATCACCCGCTGCTTCGTCGGACTCTGCTTTGGATCAGCAATGGCTTTGGCTGCGTTAGAGTGGCGCAACCCCTTTCTAAGGCCGACTATCACACCTGAGAACCCGTCTAGCATTAGCGATAGTCGACTGCCATTTAGTCCATTTCGACAGCGAGAACTTTTCTTAGACCGTCAGTCTGACAACGTTGAAGTGGCTAAGCAGTCATCAGTTACCCTGCGACTCTCACTGTCAGGTCGATACCTAGAAGTTGAGTCATTGGGTAAACCTACCATCCGATACGAAGTTGCAGTGGGCCAATCTGCTTGGCAGACACCCATTGGTAGCTTTGAGGTCACTAGCATGATTGAGCAGCCAACCTGGCAGCACCCACTGACTAAAGAAGATATTCCACCCGGTCCTGATAATCCGCTAGGCGATCGCTGGATCGGATTTTGGACAGATGGGAAAGCGCAGATTGGATTTCATGGTACCAACCAAGAAGAGCTAATCGGTCAGGCCGTTTCTCATGGATGCGTACGGATGCGTAACCAAGATATTCGAGATCTGTATCGCAGAGTAGATATCGGAACCGCTGTGGAGGTATTTCAGTAGAAGCTGTTCCCTATGTCTTTGTTCTCTTGTGACTCTCTTCGTGACGCTACTCTCTCGTGACTCTCCTTTATAGCGTCTGTCGATTCACTCAAGACACTGATAATCGACTAGAGCCGTCAATTGTCCTATAGTCATCGCTCTTGAAGCGCCGACATCTTTCCTATCGCTTTTAGCTTTGATCACTTAGCTTACGACACTTGTCACCGCTAGAATCTTTATGCACAGCAGGCTACGTAACGCGCAAACGTCTTAGGCATAGATTTCTCGTAGAGTATGCAACCGACGCTTGCCATACATTAGACATTTGTTCTTGATCTAGGCCAAGTGAAAACTACCCTACTTCATTCATGGCTATATCTCGCCTTCGCATCAAGCAACTTTAGGAGCTTGTTCGAAATCGCGGGCATAGTCTTTTAGTAGCTGATTAACTTGACCTAACAAACCAAACTCTTCGCTACGCTGAAGTTCTTTGCGCTCGGGAAAGAACTCAGGCTGATCAAGGCTGCGACCGACTGATTCTGACACCTGATAAGCGATTAGTTCAGTTAGCTCAGCGCGAGCGTTCTCTCTTTGGTAGTCAGCGCCTTCCTCGGTCGTAGCATACAAAGGCGGTAAACGGTTGAGCGCATAGGCCGCAACATCGCCTAAATCCAATGTCTTATCGGTCTTACCTTCAGCTTGGGCAACTTGAGAGATGGCTTCGGTAAGGACTAGCTCTTCCATCACGTTAATAAATTGCTTTCTAGGGACCGCAACGACTTCGCCGGTCAACAAAGAGCTCATCAACTGGTCAAGCGCTGTGTACTCTTCGACAGACAGCTCAGAAGCTGTATCGCAAATACGTGCGACTTCAGCTTCCATTGCAGGGGTCAAATAGCCATCCTGTAGTGCTTGCTCGACTATTGATCTAATGCTACTCATGCTCTTACCAAAACTCCGTTCGACGACTTCAGTGAAGTCA
It includes:
- a CDS encoding late competence development ComFB family protein — its product is MSSIRSIVEQALQDGYLTPAMEAEVARICDTASELSVEEYTALDQLMSSLLTGEVVAVPRKQFINVMEELVLTEAISQVAQAEGKTDKTLDLGDVAAYALNRLPPLYATTEEGADYQRENARAELTELIAYQVSESVGRSLDQPEFFPERKELQRSEEFGLLGQVNQLLKDYARDFEQAPKVA
- a CDS encoding L,D-transpeptidase, translating into MQRQSPITRCFVGLCFGSAMALAALEWRNPFLRPTITPENPSSISDSRLPFSPFRQRELFLDRQSDNVEVAKQSSVTLRLSLSGRYLEVESLGKPTIRYEVAVGQSAWQTPIGSFEVTSMIEQPTWQHPLTKEDIPPGPDNPLGDRWIGFWTDGKAQIGFHGTNQEELIGQAVSHGCVRMRNQDIRDLYRRVDIGTAVEVFQ